The Labeo rohita strain BAU-BD-2019 chromosome 19, IGBB_LRoh.1.0, whole genome shotgun sequence genome window below encodes:
- the sqleb gene encoding squalene monooxygenase gives MISTFRHYRCNNFLCMVMFNLRHLKNCTINPGDFVPPATDVIIVGAGVLGSSLSAVLGRDGRKVTVIERSLREPDRIVGELLQPGGYRALKELGLEKSVEGLDARIVNGYIIHDTESGMVVEIAYSQDQTQGGRAFHHGRFIMGLRRAALTEPNVRFIEGTATYLEEENGCVTGIQYKDKHSGKIERLHAPLTVVADGCFSKFRQSLGSERVQICSNFVGCILKNSPQYKPNYAELVLSCHGPILICQISSTDTRILVDIQGRLPKNLSQYMTEKIHPQLPEHLKRPFLLAVQNNRMKSMPASFLPSSPVGKPGVLLLGDAYNMRHPLTGGGMSVALSDVRIWRSLLQNIPDLSDNTPLLQAKKKFHWERKSSHSFVVDVLAQALHELFASQDDSVLDLRRACLCYFRLGGECVSGPVGKLSVLNPRPMTLIGHFFGVVLYAVYLKVKAEVRRDKAGVLLRSMGILYRACAVIFRLMFSEFKYLFYRFFRPL, from the exons ATGATTTCCACATTCCGCCATTATAGATGCAACAATTTCCTGTGTATGGTCATGTTTAACTTACGACATTTAAAG AATTGTACCATCAACCCTGGAGATTTTGTTCCCCCAGCGACTGATGTGATCATTGTAGGGGCCGGCGTTTTGGGCTCCTCACTGTCGGCGGTTCTTGGGCGAGATGGTCGCAAGGTTACAGTGATCGAGAGGAGTCTTAGAGAGCCGGACAGAATAGTTGGTGAATTGCTACAGCCTGGCGGATATCGTGCCCTCAAAGAATTAGGGCTGGAaa AGTCAGTAGAGGGGTTGGATGCACGCATTGTGAATGGGTATATCATTCATGATACTGAAAGTGGGATGGTTGTGGAGATTGCTTACTCACAAGACCAGACTCAGGGTGGCCGAGCTTTCCACCACGGTCGCTTTATCATGGGTCTGCGAAGAGCTGCGTTGACAGAGCCAAA TGTGAGGTTCATCGAAGGCACAGCAACGTATCTTGAAGAGGAAAATGGCTGTGTCACAGGCATCCAATACAAGGACAAACATTCCGGGAAAATAGAG AGGTTACATGCTCCTCTAACAGTGGTGGCAGATGGATGTTTTTCAAAATTCAGGCAGAGTTTGGGCTCAGAAAGGGTTCAGATCTGTTCCAACTTTGTAGGCTGCATATTGAAG AACTCTCCTCAGTATAAACCCAACTATGCTGAGCTAGTTTTGAGCTGCCATGGACCGATTTTGATCTGCCAGATCTCCTCCACTGACACGCGCATTCTGGTGGACATACAGGGGCGTCTGCCTAAAAACCTGAGCCAGTACATGACTGAGAAGATCCATCCACAATTGCCAG AGCATTTAAAGAGACCGTTTTTGTTGGCTGTACAAAATAACCGTATGAAGTCCATGCCGGCAAGTTTCCTGCCCTCATCACCTGTCGGTAAACCAG GAGTCCTGCTTCTTGGAGATGCTTATAACATGAGGCATCCTTTAACTGGTGGAGGGATGAGCGTAGCGCTCAGTGATGTCAGGATTTGGAGGAGTCTGCTTCAAAATATTCCTGATCTCAGTGACAACACGCCCTTGTTGCAG GCTAAAAAGAAATTCCATTGGGAGCGGAAGTCGTCTCATTCATTTGTGGTGGATGTTCTCGCACAGGCACTGCATGAATTGTTTGCTTCACAAGACG ATTCAGTGTTAGATCTTAGAAGAGCCTGCTTGTGTTATTTTCGTTTGGGAGGGGAATGCGTCTCTGGACCAGTTGGAAAGCTTTCTGT GCTGAATCCCCGCCCCATGACACTGATTGGTCACTTCTTTGGCGTTGTGTTGTACGCAGTGTACTTGAAAGTCAAGGCAGAGGTAAGACGGGACAAAGCAGGAGTGCTGCTGAGAAGCATGGGAATTCTTTATCGTGCATGTGCGGTCATATTCCGTCTCATGTTTTCTGAATTTAAATACCtcttttatagattttttaggCCTTTGTAA